Within Streptomyces sp. SS1-1, the genomic segment GGCACACCGAGGCGGGCCAGCGGGTAGGCCGCGGCGGCCTCCTCCTCGCGGCCCTCGTACAGGGCCTGGGCGAACTTCGTCTTCACCACGGCCGGCGCGATGGCGTTGACCCGCACCCGAGGCGCGAACTCGTGCGCGAGCTGCTGGGTGAGGTTGATCAGCGCGGCCTTGCTGACGCCGTAGGCGGCGATGAACGGCGAGGGCGCGATGCCGGCGACGGAGGCGATGTTGACGATCGCGCCGCCGTTCTCCTTCTGCCAGGCATGCCAGGTCTTCTGCGCGAAGCCGAGCGCCGAGATCACGTTGGTCTCGAACACCTTGCGCGCGACCCCGAGGTCGAGGTCGGCGATCGGCCCGAACACCGGGTTCGTACCGGCGTTGTTGACGAGGAAGTCGATCCGGCCGAAGGCCTCCATGGCGCGCTCGACGGCGACGGCCTGGTGGGCCTCATCATGTGCCTTGCCGGCCACGTACACGGCCCGGTCGGCGCCGAGTTGCTCGACGGCCTCCTTGAGGGCGTCCTCGTTGCGGCCGGTGATGACGACGCGGTCGCCGCGGGCGACGAGCGCCTCCGCGACGCCGTAGCCGATGCCTCGGCTGGCGCCCGTGATGAGGGCGACCTTGCCGGAGAGTGCGGGCAGTTCAGTCATGTCGGTGTCTCCCCGGTCCTAGTCGAGCGGTCCGCCGGCCACGTACAGCACCTGGCCGGAGACGAAGCCGGCGGCCTCGCCGGTGAAGAAGGCGATGGCGTTGGCGATGTCCTCGGGCTCACCGACGCGGGCCACCGGGATCTGGGTGGCGGCGGCGGCCTTGAAGTCCTCGAAGCCCATGCCGACCCGGTCGGCGGTGGCCTTGGTCATCTCGGTGGCGATGAAGCCGGGGGCGACCGCGTTGGCGGTGACGCCGAACTTGCCGAGCTCCTTGGCGAGGGTCTTGGTGAAGCCCTGCAGACCGGCCTTGGCGGCGGAGTAGTTGACCTGGCCGCGGTTGCCGAGCGCGGAGGACGACGAGAGGTTGACGATCCGGCCGAAGCCCGCGTCCACCATGTGCTTCTGGCAGGCCTTCGACATCAGGAAGGCGCCGCGCAGGTGCACGTTCATGACGGTGTCCCAGTCGGAGACGCTCATCTTGAACAGCAGGTTGTCCCGGAGCACACCGGCGTTGTTGACGAGGATCGTCGGGGCGCCCAGCTCCTCGGTGATGCGGGCGACCGCCGCCTCGACCTGTGCCTCGTCCGACACGTCGCAGCCGACCGCGAGGGCCTTGCCGCCGGCCGCGGTGATCTTCTCCACGGTGTCCTTGCAGGCGGCCTCGTCGAGGTCGATGACGGCGACCCGCTGCTCAGTGGTGGACATCAGTGACTCTCCTCGGGTGAGCGACCGCTTAGTACCTTCGATGCACGTGACGCTAGAAGTCCTGGCACGCGGTGTCAACGGCCACCGCGCGCATGTGATCCATTACCCGTCCCGTCACCGCACCAGCCGGTCGAGCAGCCGTTCGGTCTCGGCCGCCGGGTCGAGTGTGAGCCCGGTGTGCACGGGCCCCGGCTGCACGACGGTCGAGCGGGGCGCGATCAGCCAGCGGAAACGGCGTCCCGCGTCGTCGCCGGCGGCCTGCCCCGCATCCTCGGCGGTGCCGCAGACCCGCTCGACCGCGTCGAGGGTGGCCCGTACGCCCGCCACGTCGGCGTCCGGGTCCAGGGCGAGCAGCCGCCGCTCGTCGAGGTGGGTGCGGGCGCCCAGGTAGCCGCGGGCCCGGCAGTAGACGAGGACGCCGGCGTTGACGCACTCGCCCCGCTCGACCCGGGGGACGACCCGCAGCAGGGCGTACTCGAAGACGTCCCGTTCGTTGGCCTCGCCGCCGCGGATGATGTGGCGCTCGACGACGTGGCCCGCCATGTGGATGTGCCGCTCGCTCACGCGACCTCCTCGATCCCGGTGATGCGCTCGTGGACGGCGGCCGCGCGCGCGAGCAGCGGCCGCACATAGGCCCGCCGCAGGTCGTCGGCGGTGTCGAAGCCGGGCTCGCCGGCCAGCCAGGTCTCCGGGATCTCCGCGGTGACCTCCGTCAGCAGGTCCTCGGTGACGCGGGGCGCGAGGTCGGCCGCGGCGGCCGCCACGTCCGGCGCGAACCGGGCCAGTGCGTGGTCCGAGGCGTCGTAGGGGCGGGCGGCGGAGGCGTCGGCGCCGGGCCAGTTGTGGTGCCAGATCATCGTGGCGCCGTGGTCGATGAGCCACAGTTCGCCCTGCCACATCAGCAGGTTGGGGTTGCGCCAGGAGCGGTCGACGTTGTTCACCAGCGCGTCGAACCACAGGACGCGGCCCGCCTCCTCGGGGCTCACCTCGAAGGCGAGCGGGTCGAAGCCCAGCGCGCCGGAGAGGAAGTCCATGCCGAGGTTGGTGCCCCCGCTGGAGCGGAGCAGGTCCTGCACCTGCTGCTCGGGTTCGCCGAGCCCCAGCACCGGGTCGAGTTCCACCGTGACCAGCCGGGGCACCCGCAGGCCGAGCCGGCGGGCGAGTTCGCCGCAGACGACCTCCGCGACGAGTGTCTTGCGGCCCTGTCCGGCCCCGGTGAACTTCATGACGTAGGTCCCGAAGTCGTCGGCCTCGACGAGTCCCGGCAGCGAGCCGCCCTCGCGCAGGGGCGTGATGTAGCGGGTCGCGATGACTTCCTTGAGCATCGCCCCAGGTTACTGGCGCCGGCGCGCGGGTCCGGGGCCCGGTGCGCCGCCGCGCCGATAGCGGGCCAGGAGCGCTCGACAGCGGACCGACAGGGGTCGACAGCGGACCGACAGCTCCCCTTTACCCGCGCCCTAGGTCCGGCACGACAGGATTTCCGCAGCGTCTGAACAGGGGGTCCTCAGGGACCGTACCTCTCGGCAGATCACGAGTGACCGGAAGGAAACGTCAGCATGACCAGCGAATCAGTTCAGCCGAAGCCGGGCCCGAGCCGCCGTACCGTCGTGGCGGCGGTGGGTGCGGCGGGGCTCGCCGTCGCGCTGACCGCGTGCGGATCCGAGGACGAGGCGTCGGGCTCGTCCACGGAGCAGGGAGCGGCGGCGGGCGGCGGTGCCGCCCTCGCGAAGACGGCGGACATCCCGGAGGGCGGCGGCAAGGTCTTCGACGCCGAGAAGGTGGTCGTC encodes:
- a CDS encoding SDR family oxidoreductase, with the protein product MTELPALSGKVALITGASRGIGYGVAEALVARGDRVVITGRNEDALKEAVEQLGADRAVYVAGKAHDEAHQAVAVERAMEAFGRIDFLVNNAGTNPVFGPIADLDLGVARKVFETNVISALGFAQKTWHAWQKENGGAIVNIASVAGIAPSPFIAAYGVSKAALINLTQQLAHEFAPRVRVNAIAPAVVKTKFAQALYEGREEEAAAAYPLARLGVPSDIGGAAAFLTSEQSDWVTGQTLVVDGGIFLNAGVG
- a CDS encoding DUF3037 domain-containing protein, which encodes MSERHIHMAGHVVERHIIRGGEANERDVFEYALLRVVPRVERGECVNAGVLVYCRARGYLGARTHLDERRLLALDPDADVAGVRATLDAVERVCGTAEDAGQAAGDDAGRRFRWLIAPRSTVVQPGPVHTGLTLDPAAETERLLDRLVR
- a CDS encoding HipA family kinase, with product MLKEVIATRYITPLREGGSLPGLVEADDFGTYVMKFTGAGQGRKTLVAEVVCGELARRLGLRVPRLVTVELDPVLGLGEPEQQVQDLLRSSGGTNLGMDFLSGALGFDPLAFEVSPEEAGRVLWFDALVNNVDRSWRNPNLLMWQGELWLIDHGATMIWHHNWPGADASAARPYDASDHALARFAPDVAAAAADLAPRVTEDLLTEVTAEIPETWLAGEPGFDTADDLRRAYVRPLLARAAAVHERITGIEEVA
- a CDS encoding Rieske (2Fe-2S) protein — encoded protein: MTSESVQPKPGPSRRTVVAAVGAAGLAVALTACGSEDEASGSSTEQGAAAGGGAALAKTADIPEGGGKVFDAEKVVVSQPAAGDFKAFSTICTHQKCPMTDLKEDTLSCACHGSQFSVLDGSVKKGPATQPLEEKKVSVSGDSITLA